Proteins co-encoded in one Kribbella solani genomic window:
- a CDS encoding NAD(P)-binding protein: MPEASKRPYAITLDVGSSRANKTGSWRTERPVYLDRMPPCNDACPAGENVQEWLARAEEGDYEAAWRQIMADNPFPAIMGRVCYRPCETACNRATLDQPVGINSVERFLGDEAIEQGWSVAVEAAPSGKSVLIVGAGPSGLSAAYHLALRGHRVTVRDDAPRAGGMMRYGIPSYRLPRDVVEAEIQRIAGLGVRLELETPVTSLDDALAEFDAVFLAVGAHVGRRADIPAGDSARIIDAVSLLAGLEKGEQPLLGRRVAVYGGGNTAMDVARTARRLGAADAVVVYRRTRERMPAHDIEVREAADEGVRMRWLSTVVYAGTDRIRIEKMRLDETGFPQPTGEFEDLDADSLVLALGQQADLALVRDLPDVAVADGVVQVDGRMMTGRAGLFAGGDMVPGERTVTVAVGHGKQAARNIDAWLSGAVYEHPDRPEPASYDRLNTWYYADAPATLRPQLDLARRITTFDEVTGGLTAENALFEARRCMSCGNCLECDNCFGVCPDNAVIKLGPGNGYEIDLDFCKGCGLCAAECPSGAITMIRERS, from the coding sequence ATGCCCGAGGCAAGTAAGCGTCCGTACGCGATCACTCTTGACGTAGGTTCCAGCCGCGCGAACAAGACCGGTTCGTGGCGGACCGAGCGGCCCGTCTACCTGGACCGGATGCCGCCGTGCAACGACGCGTGCCCGGCGGGCGAGAACGTCCAGGAGTGGCTCGCGCGAGCCGAGGAAGGCGACTACGAGGCGGCCTGGCGGCAGATCATGGCCGACAATCCGTTCCCGGCGATCATGGGCCGGGTCTGCTACCGGCCCTGCGAGACCGCCTGTAACCGCGCGACCCTGGACCAGCCGGTCGGGATCAACTCGGTGGAGCGCTTCCTCGGCGACGAGGCGATCGAACAAGGCTGGTCGGTCGCCGTCGAGGCCGCGCCGAGCGGCAAGAGCGTACTGATCGTCGGCGCCGGTCCGTCCGGACTGTCGGCGGCGTACCACCTGGCGCTCCGCGGGCATCGGGTGACGGTGCGGGACGACGCGCCGCGGGCCGGCGGGATGATGCGGTACGGCATCCCGTCGTACCGGCTGCCGCGGGATGTGGTCGAGGCCGAGATCCAGCGCATCGCCGGTCTCGGCGTGCGGCTGGAACTCGAGACACCGGTGACGTCCCTGGACGACGCACTCGCCGAGTTCGACGCGGTGTTTCTCGCGGTCGGCGCGCACGTCGGCCGCCGCGCGGACATCCCGGCCGGTGACTCGGCGCGGATCATCGACGCGGTGTCGCTGCTCGCCGGCCTGGAGAAGGGCGAGCAGCCGCTGCTCGGGCGCCGGGTCGCGGTGTACGGCGGCGGCAACACCGCGATGGATGTCGCGCGGACCGCTCGGCGGCTCGGCGCGGCGGACGCGGTCGTGGTCTATCGCCGTACCAGGGAACGGATGCCGGCCCACGACATCGAGGTCCGTGAAGCAGCCGACGAGGGCGTCCGGATGCGATGGCTGTCGACCGTGGTGTATGCCGGAACCGACCGGATCCGGATCGAGAAGATGCGGCTCGACGAGACCGGGTTCCCGCAACCCACCGGCGAGTTCGAGGACCTCGACGCCGACTCGCTGGTGCTCGCGCTCGGGCAGCAAGCGGATCTCGCGCTGGTGCGGGACCTGCCGGACGTGGCGGTTGCCGACGGGGTGGTGCAGGTCGACGGGCGGATGATGACCGGCCGGGCCGGGCTGTTCGCCGGCGGCGACATGGTTCCGGGCGAGCGCACCGTCACGGTCGCCGTCGGGCACGGCAAGCAGGCCGCGCGGAACATCGACGCCTGGCTGAGCGGAGCGGTCTACGAACACCCGGACCGGCCGGAACCCGCGTCGTACGACCGCCTCAACACCTGGTACTACGCGGATGCGCCGGCGACGCTCCGGCCACAGCTGGATCTCGCTCGGAGGATCACGACCTTCGACGAGGTGACCGGCGGGCTGACCGCGGAGAACGCGCTGTTCGAGGCCCGCCGGTGCATGTCCTGCGGCAACTGCCTGGAGTGCGACAACTGCTTCGGCGTCTGCCCCGACAACGCCGTCATCAAGCTCGGCCCCGGCAACGGGTACGAGATCGACCTGGACTTCTGCAAAGGCTGCGGTCTCTGCGCCGCCGAGTGCCCCAGCGGAGCCATCACGATGATCCGTGAACGCTCCTGA
- a CDS encoding 2-oxoacid:acceptor oxidoreductase family protein — translation MFEIRFHGRGGQGVVTTTELLSVAAFAEGRHAQAFPTFGSERTGAPVVGFCRIGDHPIRSHDPIAAPNALIVQDATLLRLPGVLTGLAADGYLLVNSARTPAELGLDPSARVLTVPATELALTHLGRPLPGAVLLGAFAAFTGQVRLDSVLAAIRERFSGAVAVGNITAARSAYGLALEETARARTD, via the coding sequence ATGTTCGAGATCCGGTTCCACGGCCGCGGCGGTCAGGGCGTCGTGACGACGACCGAACTGCTGTCGGTCGCGGCGTTCGCCGAGGGCAGGCACGCGCAGGCGTTCCCGACGTTCGGATCGGAGCGGACTGGCGCGCCGGTGGTCGGGTTCTGCCGGATCGGCGATCACCCGATCCGCTCTCACGATCCGATCGCGGCACCGAACGCGCTGATCGTCCAGGACGCCACGCTGCTTCGTCTTCCCGGCGTCTTGACCGGGCTCGCGGCGGACGGGTATCTCCTCGTCAACTCCGCGCGGACGCCGGCGGAGTTGGGACTGGACCCCAGTGCCCGGGTGCTGACCGTCCCGGCGACGGAGCTTGCCTTGACACACCTCGGCCGCCCGCTGCCGGGTGCTGTGCTGCTGGGTGCCTTCGCGGCCTTCACCGGGCAGGTGAGGCTCGACTCGGTGCTGGCGGCGATCCGCGAGCGGTTCTCCGGTGCGGTTGCCGTCGGCAACATCACCGCAGCGCGCTCGGCGTACGGCCTGGCCCTCGAGGAGACCGCTCGTGCGCGCACAGATTGA
- a CDS encoding DUF2157 domain-containing protein, with translation MRASTDERAALPALIDRWVADGLITSAQAGRMRGDLGLTEPAPVTGRTGQGHRRTALVVEALAYLGGVIVLVAASLIAARYWGSLADGARLGIAGGAAAALLLAGFGVPEAPRPANVRLRAVLWLLATAGTGGFFALFADRVLRFDGPAVGLTASVGAATLAALLWWRLPVLAQQTAFFVAIALVAATAVAQLVTRPHLPGLAVWGTGVVWFLLGWFGKVKPRRPVLALAAAVALTGTLMTLPTGAGGVLAICTLVAVVVVAVVIRDLLLLVVGAVGALNILPAVITEWFPGQLAAPLVLLAVGTLLVVAAVYVAKVREKP, from the coding sequence ATGAGGGCATCAACCGACGAGCGCGCGGCGCTGCCGGCGCTGATCGATCGCTGGGTGGCGGACGGGCTGATCACCTCCGCGCAGGCCGGCCGGATGCGTGGCGACCTCGGTCTGACCGAGCCCGCACCTGTCACTGGGCGAACCGGCCAAGGACACCGGCGTACGGCGTTGGTGGTCGAAGCGCTCGCGTACCTCGGTGGGGTGATCGTCCTGGTTGCCGCGTCGCTGATCGCGGCGCGGTACTGGGGCTCCTTGGCGGACGGTGCGCGGCTCGGAATCGCCGGAGGAGCCGCTGCAGCCTTGCTGCTGGCCGGATTCGGCGTACCCGAAGCGCCCCGGCCCGCCAATGTTCGGCTGCGTGCTGTCCTGTGGCTGCTCGCGACTGCGGGTACCGGCGGGTTCTTCGCGCTGTTCGCCGACCGAGTGCTGAGGTTCGACGGCCCTGCCGTGGGGCTGACAGCGAGCGTGGGCGCTGCAACCTTGGCAGCGCTGCTGTGGTGGCGGTTGCCAGTTCTCGCGCAGCAGACGGCGTTCTTCGTCGCGATCGCGCTGGTGGCTGCGACGGCGGTTGCGCAGTTGGTCACCCGTCCGCACCTGCCGGGGCTGGCTGTCTGGGGGACTGGTGTGGTCTGGTTCCTCCTCGGCTGGTTCGGCAAGGTGAAGCCGCGGCGCCCGGTATTGGCTCTCGCGGCGGCCGTCGCCCTGACCGGAACTTTGATGACACTGCCCACCGGCGCCGGAGGCGTGCTGGCGATCTGCACCCTCGTCGCGGTGGTCGTCGTGGCGGTCGTGATTCGCGACCTGCTGTTGCTCGTGGTTGGTGCGGTCGGTGCGCTGAACATCTTGCCCGCCGTGATCACCGAATGGTTTCCCGGGCAGCTGGCGGCGCCGCTGGTGCTGCTCGCGGTGGGGACTCTGCTGGTTGTTGCGGCGGTCTACGTAGCGAAGGTGAGGGAGAAGCCATGA
- a CDS encoding thiamine pyrophosphate-dependent enzyme, whose translation MSGQRIKFYQTGSFAVGNRLLKPEQRTVQSDAGRTNSLTTGHRACQGCGEALGARYVLDAVMRATGNRAVTVNATGCLEVFSTPFPESSWRVPWLHSLFGNAPAVATGVAAALKAKGRTDVRVVGQGGDGGTVDIGLACLSGMFERNDDVLYVCYDNGGYMNTGVQRSGATPHGAVTTTTPAGNSFGQGKNLPLIAMAHRIPYVATATVADLRDLEYKAARAMEFHGARYLHVLVPCPLGWRTASDKTVSVARMAVESGFFPVFEAIDGEVTEVTPIRRPRPVADYLSLQGRFGETPAADVVSRLQAEADRNIRSFGLVVE comes from the coding sequence ATGTCAGGACAACGGATCAAGTTCTACCAGACCGGCAGCTTCGCGGTCGGCAACCGGCTGCTGAAACCGGAGCAGCGGACCGTGCAGTCCGACGCCGGCCGGACGAACTCGCTGACGACGGGTCATCGTGCGTGTCAGGGCTGCGGCGAGGCGCTCGGTGCCCGCTACGTGCTGGATGCCGTGATGCGTGCCACCGGCAACCGTGCGGTCACGGTGAACGCGACCGGCTGCCTCGAGGTGTTCTCGACACCGTTCCCGGAATCGTCGTGGCGGGTGCCGTGGCTGCACTCGTTGTTCGGCAACGCTCCGGCCGTCGCCACCGGGGTCGCCGCGGCGCTGAAGGCGAAGGGCCGGACGGACGTTCGGGTGGTCGGCCAGGGCGGCGACGGTGGCACCGTCGACATCGGCCTGGCGTGCCTGTCCGGGATGTTCGAGCGCAACGACGACGTGCTGTACGTCTGCTACGACAACGGTGGCTATATGAACACCGGCGTCCAGCGGTCCGGCGCGACACCGCACGGTGCGGTGACGACCACGACCCCGGCCGGGAACTCGTTCGGGCAGGGTAAGAACCTGCCGTTGATCGCGATGGCGCACCGGATCCCGTACGTCGCCACCGCGACCGTCGCAGACCTACGCGACCTGGAGTACAAGGCGGCCCGGGCGATGGAGTTCCACGGCGCGCGGTACCTGCACGTCCTGGTGCCGTGCCCGCTGGGCTGGCGGACCGCCTCGGACAAGACCGTCTCCGTGGCCCGGATGGCCGTGGAGAGCGGGTTCTTCCCGGTCTTCGAGGCGATCGACGGCGAGGTGACGGAGGTGACGCCGATCCGCCGTCCGCGTCCGGTCGCCGACTACCTGAGCCTGCAAGGCCGCTTCGGCGAGACGCCTGCCGCGGACGTGGTCAGCAGACTCCAGGCAGAGGCAGATCGCAACATCCGCAGCTTCGGATTGGTGGTGGAGTAG
- a CDS encoding potassium channel family protein, translating into MKVLIAGGGRLGDQAAQLLTATSHQVTVIDQRRARLEELGDAPYRLVHGDACEPKILETAGALNADLLLAATGEDEDNLVIALLAKRQFGVGRTLARINDPGNAWLFDERWGVDVALPAEASLISLIEEATGATDTVGLIRLAAAGVSVIETHLDEDSAAVRTTPGGLSLPGGTVVGAVVRDGKPVVPGNDYRFAPGDTVLVVTTTATAADIRAAFQRPTQ; encoded by the coding sequence ATGAAGGTGCTCATCGCGGGCGGTGGACGGCTCGGCGACCAGGCCGCTCAGCTGCTGACCGCGACAAGTCACCAGGTCACTGTCATCGACCAGCGCCGGGCGCGGCTCGAAGAACTCGGCGACGCGCCGTACCGGCTCGTCCACGGTGACGCGTGCGAGCCCAAGATCCTCGAAACCGCGGGCGCGCTGAACGCGGACCTGCTCCTCGCGGCGACCGGCGAGGACGAGGACAACTTGGTGATCGCGTTGCTTGCCAAGCGGCAGTTCGGCGTCGGCCGCACCCTGGCGCGGATCAACGATCCCGGCAACGCCTGGCTGTTCGACGAGCGCTGGGGAGTCGACGTCGCGCTGCCGGCCGAGGCCTCGCTGATCTCGCTGATCGAAGAAGCAACTGGCGCCACCGACACGGTCGGCCTGATCCGGTTGGCTGCCGCGGGAGTCTCCGTGATCGAGACTCACCTCGACGAAGACTCGGCCGCCGTCCGCACGACGCCCGGCGGGCTCAGCCTGCCTGGCGGCACCGTCGTCGGTGCCGTCGTCCGCGACGGCAAACCTGTGGTCCCTGGCAACGACTACCGCTTCGCCCCCGGCGACACCGTCCTGGTCGTCACCACCACCGCGACCGCCGCCGATATCCGCGCCGCGTTTCAGCGGCCCACTCAGTAG
- a CDS encoding cation-translocating P-type ATPase: MAPDGKVAAVPEPAPVERQPVDAVFTMLGSGRRGLTAAEAATRLAEHGRNELPRTRGRPLLLRFAAQFTDLMAVVLQVAAVITFLAYLLGTPPDIGNLQLAIAIVAVVVLNAAIGFGQEYMAERTAEALQAMVPHRCRVVRDGERIEVPAVELVVGDLVALEAGDAVSADCRLVDAHDLKVNNMALTGESDPVGRSADPVGAQVPKLEARNLAWMGTTVTDGVGKAVVTAVGAATEFGGIFRLTEQTSSDRSPLQKQVALMAKRVAAAAFSLGALLFFVRLPAGDPLVKTFVFSLGVMVALVPEGLPATLSVTLAVGVRRMARRQALIKKLLAVETLGSTTVICTDKTGTLTKAEMTAQVVWADGHAHAITGVGYAPDGTVEDPEPVRDLLRVAALCCDARLLPPSGQEGWRVLGDTTEGALLVAAVKAGIDLDAEQALAPRVGEFPFDSVRKLMTTLHRYDGRIRAYVKGAPQEVLARCAGLEDLDRKQILTANDDLARSALRVLAVAVRTVGSEQAGQLEAENDLTFLGLVGMLDPPRPEVVTAVESCHRAGIRIVMVTGDYALTAEAIARRVGILRPPGHPKTISGEELDRTDDAGLRAVLAGPDDLLFARVKPEHKMRVVAAFAGLGEVVAVTGDGANDAPALKRADIGISMGRSGTDVAREASVMVLLDDSFASIATAVELGRSVYQNIRKFLIYLFSHNIGELVPILVATLAGFPLVPLTAVQILAIDLGSDVLPALALGSEPPERGVMDQPPRRRDQHLFSGAVVRRFLFLGSVQAIGVTTLFFWHLHGAGVGFHAFTPDNRVYREAITMTQAGIVCSQFFNGFTVRSDRLSIFQIGVLSNPRLVVAEGAGVAIMCAISYVPPLQTIFHTAPLALSDWVLLAAVGALVLVADETRKAVLRYGDRRKEFSG, translated from the coding sequence TTGGCACCCGACGGGAAGGTCGCGGCGGTGCCGGAGCCGGCACCGGTCGAGCGGCAGCCGGTCGACGCCGTGTTCACCATGCTGGGGTCGGGGCGCCGTGGACTGACGGCCGCGGAGGCCGCGACGCGGCTGGCGGAGCACGGCCGCAACGAGTTGCCCCGGACACGAGGGCGGCCGTTGCTGCTGCGGTTCGCCGCCCAGTTCACCGATCTGATGGCCGTGGTGCTGCAGGTCGCGGCGGTGATCACGTTCCTGGCGTATCTGCTCGGTACTCCGCCCGACATCGGCAACCTCCAGCTGGCGATCGCGATCGTCGCGGTCGTCGTGCTGAACGCTGCCATCGGCTTCGGCCAGGAGTACATGGCCGAGCGCACGGCCGAGGCACTCCAGGCCATGGTGCCGCACCGCTGCCGCGTGGTCCGGGACGGTGAGCGGATCGAGGTGCCGGCCGTCGAGCTGGTGGTCGGCGACCTGGTCGCCCTGGAGGCCGGCGACGCGGTGTCGGCGGACTGCCGGCTCGTCGACGCGCACGACCTGAAGGTCAACAACATGGCGCTCACCGGTGAGAGCGATCCGGTCGGACGGAGTGCTGATCCGGTCGGCGCGCAGGTCCCCAAGCTGGAGGCCCGCAACCTGGCGTGGATGGGCACGACGGTCACCGACGGCGTCGGCAAAGCGGTGGTCACCGCTGTCGGGGCGGCGACTGAATTCGGCGGGATCTTCCGGCTGACCGAGCAGACCTCGTCCGACCGCAGTCCGCTGCAGAAGCAGGTCGCGTTGATGGCGAAACGAGTGGCCGCGGCGGCCTTCTCATTGGGCGCGTTGCTCTTCTTCGTCCGGCTGCCCGCCGGTGACCCACTGGTCAAGACGTTCGTCTTCTCGCTCGGCGTGATGGTGGCGCTGGTCCCCGAAGGGCTTCCGGCGACGCTGTCGGTCACGCTGGCCGTCGGCGTCCGGCGGATGGCGCGCCGGCAGGCGCTGATCAAGAAACTCCTCGCGGTGGAGACGCTGGGATCGACCACGGTCATCTGTACCGACAAGACCGGCACTCTGACCAAAGCCGAGATGACCGCCCAGGTGGTCTGGGCCGACGGGCACGCCCACGCGATCACCGGTGTCGGCTACGCGCCGGACGGCACGGTCGAGGACCCGGAACCGGTCCGTGACCTGCTGCGCGTCGCCGCGTTGTGCTGCGATGCCCGGTTGCTGCCACCGTCCGGCCAGGAAGGCTGGAGGGTGCTCGGTGACACCACCGAGGGGGCGCTCCTCGTCGCCGCGGTCAAGGCCGGGATCGATCTGGACGCCGAGCAGGCGTTGGCACCACGGGTCGGTGAGTTCCCGTTCGACTCCGTCCGGAAGCTGATGACGACGCTGCATCGGTACGACGGCCGGATCCGGGCGTACGTCAAGGGTGCACCGCAGGAAGTGCTCGCCCGTTGTGCCGGACTGGAAGACCTCGACCGGAAGCAGATCCTGACGGCGAACGACGACCTGGCCCGCTCGGCGCTACGGGTGCTCGCGGTGGCGGTCCGGACTGTCGGCAGCGAGCAGGCCGGGCAGTTGGAAGCCGAGAACGACCTGACCTTCCTCGGCCTGGTCGGCATGCTCGATCCGCCCCGGCCGGAGGTTGTCACCGCGGTCGAGTCGTGCCACCGGGCCGGTATCCGGATCGTGATGGTGACCGGTGACTACGCGCTCACCGCCGAGGCCATCGCGCGCCGGGTCGGCATCCTGCGGCCGCCAGGGCACCCGAAGACGATCTCCGGGGAAGAACTGGACCGTACGGACGACGCCGGCTTGCGCGCGGTGCTGGCGGGACCGGACGACCTGCTGTTCGCGCGAGTCAAACCCGAGCACAAGATGCGGGTCGTGGCCGCGTTCGCCGGTCTTGGCGAGGTGGTCGCCGTCACCGGCGACGGCGCCAACGACGCGCCCGCCCTCAAACGCGCCGACATCGGCATCTCGATGGGCAGGTCCGGTACGGACGTGGCCCGCGAGGCGTCGGTGATGGTGCTGCTCGACGACTCGTTCGCCTCCATCGCGACGGCGGTCGAGCTCGGGCGTTCGGTGTACCAGAACATTCGCAAGTTCCTGATCTACCTGTTCAGCCACAACATCGGCGAGCTGGTGCCGATCCTCGTCGCGACGCTGGCCGGCTTCCCACTCGTCCCGCTGACCGCCGTACAGATCCTCGCCATCGACCTCGGCTCCGACGTCCTGCCGGCGCTCGCCCTCGGTTCCGAACCGCCCGAACGCGGCGTGATGGATCAGCCACCCCGGCGGCGCGACCAGCACCTGTTCTCGGGCGCGGTCGTCCGGCGCTTCCTCTTCCTCGGCTCCGTCCAGGCGATAGGTGTCACCACGCTGTTCTTCTGGCACCTCCACGGTGCCGGCGTCGGCTTCCATGCATTCACCCCGGACAACCGGGTCTACCGCGAGGCCATCACGATGACGCAGGCGGGCATCGTCTGCAGCCAGTTCTTCAACGGTTTCACGGTCCGCAGCGACCGGCTCAGCATCTTCCAGATCGGTGTGCTGTCGAACCCGCGACTCGTCGTCGCCGAAGGCGCCGGTGTCGCGATCATGTGCGCGATCAGCTATGTGCCGCCGTTGCAGACCATCTTCCACACCGCGCCCCTGGCGCTGTCGGACTGGGTGCTGCTCGCGGCGGTCGGCGCGCTGGTGCTCGTCGCCGACGAGACACGCAAGGCCGTACTCCGGTACGGCGACCGCCGGAAGGAGTTCAGCGGATGA
- a CDS encoding transketolase C-terminal domain-containing protein, whose translation MRAQIEGSRAVARTVARCRPEVVCAYPISPQTHIVEALSVLVAAGTLAPCEFVNVESEFGAMSVAIGASAAGARAYTATASQGLLYMAEALYNASGLGLPIVMTVANRAIGAPINIWNDQSDSLSQRDSGWIQLYAESNQEAADLHVQAFRIAEELSLPVMVCMDGFVLTHAVEGIDVPSQEQVDAFLPSYRPRQLLDPDAPITIGAMVGPDAFTEVRYLAHAKHLKALEVIPRVAGDFAREFARTSGGLVRPYGCQDAEIVVIALGSVLGTLKDTVDELRSGGVRVGVLGLTTFRPFPYDAVRAALRDARHVIVLERALGTGMGGIVTADVRGSVPAARISTVIAGLGGRPITRAALRELLTGADQLEPLTFLDLKRDVVERELT comes from the coding sequence GTGCGCGCACAGATTGAAGGCTCACGCGCGGTCGCGCGGACGGTCGCGCGCTGCCGGCCCGAGGTAGTGTGCGCGTACCCGATCTCGCCGCAGACCCACATCGTCGAGGCACTCAGCGTGCTGGTCGCCGCCGGCACCCTGGCACCGTGCGAGTTCGTGAACGTGGAGTCGGAGTTCGGCGCGATGTCGGTCGCGATCGGCGCCTCGGCAGCCGGCGCCCGGGCGTACACGGCGACCGCCAGTCAGGGCCTGCTGTACATGGCCGAAGCGTTGTACAACGCCTCGGGGCTCGGCCTGCCGATCGTGATGACGGTCGCCAACCGCGCGATCGGTGCCCCGATCAACATCTGGAACGACCAGAGCGATTCGCTGTCGCAGCGTGACTCGGGCTGGATCCAGCTGTACGCGGAGAGCAACCAGGAGGCGGCCGACCTGCACGTGCAGGCGTTCCGGATCGCCGAGGAGCTGTCGCTGCCGGTGATGGTGTGCATGGACGGATTCGTCCTGACCCATGCGGTCGAGGGCATCGACGTACCGTCCCAGGAACAGGTCGACGCGTTCCTGCCGTCGTACCGGCCGCGGCAGCTGCTCGATCCGGACGCACCGATCACCATCGGCGCGATGGTCGGCCCGGACGCCTTCACGGAGGTCCGCTACCTGGCCCACGCGAAACACCTGAAGGCGCTCGAAGTGATCCCCCGGGTGGCCGGCGATTTCGCCCGTGAGTTCGCCCGCACCTCGGGCGGACTCGTTCGGCCGTACGGCTGCCAGGACGCGGAGATCGTGGTGATCGCGCTCGGCTCGGTGCTGGGCACGCTGAAGGACACCGTCGACGAGCTGCGCTCCGGCGGTGTGCGCGTCGGCGTACTCGGGCTGACGACGTTCCGGCCGTTCCCGTACGACGCCGTGCGGGCCGCGCTCCGGGACGCGCGCCACGTGATCGTGCTGGAGCGAGCCCTCGGGACCGGGATGGGTGGGATCGTCACCGCGGACGTCCGCGGGAGCGTTCCGGCCGCGCGGATCTCGACGGTGATCGCCGGCCTGGGCGGTCGCCCGATCACCAGGGCGGCGCTTCGCGAGCTGCTGACCGGAGCGGATCAGCTGGAGCCGCTGACCTTCCTGGACCTCAAGCGCGACGTCGTCGAGAGGGAGCTGACCTAG
- a CDS encoding potassium channel family protein, translating to MKAIIMGCGRVGSTLAQQLSLERYDVSVIDRDAESRELLPASYPGDFRVGNGFHRSVLESCGITTADAFVAVTSGDNTNIVGARIAKEHYRVPHVIARIYDPRRADIYHDLGIPTVASVRWTADRIHQMLQHRQLHPDSSFGNGETLLVTEILPPWLGGRPIHELEVDGQLRVVAITRGGHSFLPRRDATAEPGDRVSLAVAATALGRLRSFLDKELGT from the coding sequence ATGAAAGCCATTATCATGGGGTGCGGCCGGGTCGGCTCCACCCTCGCCCAGCAACTGTCCCTCGAGCGGTACGACGTCAGCGTGATCGATCGCGACGCGGAATCGCGGGAGCTGCTGCCGGCGTCGTACCCCGGCGACTTCAGGGTCGGCAACGGCTTCCACCGGAGCGTGCTCGAATCCTGCGGGATCACCACCGCGGATGCCTTCGTCGCCGTCACCTCCGGCGACAACACCAACATCGTCGGTGCCCGGATCGCCAAGGAGCACTACCGGGTGCCGCACGTCATCGCCCGGATCTACGATCCCCGCCGCGCCGACATCTACCACGACCTGGGCATCCCTACCGTGGCCAGTGTCCGCTGGACGGCAGATCGCATTCATCAGATGCTGCAGCATCGCCAGCTGCACCCCGACAGCAGCTTCGGCAACGGTGAAACCCTGCTCGTCACGGAGATTCTGCCGCCCTGGCTGGGTGGCCGGCCGATCCACGAGCTCGAAGTCGACGGCCAGCTGCGCGTCGTCGCGATCACCCGTGGTGGTCACTCGTTCCTGCCCCGCCGGGATGCCACCGCCGAGCCCGGCGATCGGGTCAGCCTCGCGGTCGCGGCCACGGCGCTCGGGCGGCTGCGGTCTTTTCTGGACAAGGAGCTCGGGACATGA
- a CDS encoding HPF/RaiA family ribosome-associated protein, which translates to MTNVQMTVRGEVSEQDAGYALGKIQHAVSRTPSVDRIHVVLTVAANPANEAPATVEAAAAVGGVPLHVHASAASLIEAVDEAADRLRRQFTDLRERARSGRRAKATVVVSSAADEGSGERESEE; encoded by the coding sequence ATGACCAACGTGCAAATGACGGTTCGGGGAGAGGTTTCGGAGCAGGATGCCGGCTACGCGCTTGGCAAGATCCAGCACGCCGTCAGCCGGACGCCCAGCGTCGACCGGATTCACGTCGTACTGACCGTTGCCGCGAATCCGGCCAACGAAGCACCGGCCACGGTCGAGGCCGCGGCCGCCGTCGGTGGGGTGCCCCTTCATGTGCACGCGTCGGCCGCGTCCCTGATCGAAGCCGTCGACGAGGCAGCCGACCGCCTTCGCCGTCAATTCACCGACCTGCGCGAACGGGCGCGCTCCGGCCGCCGCGCGAAGGCCACGGTCGTGGTCTCGTCCGCGGCGGACGAGGGGTCCGGAGAACGTGAGAGCGAGGAGTAA
- a CDS encoding universal stress protein, translating to MDEFGTIRPLVGPPIVVGYDGSAASDAAARWAAGTAERLGRRVRMIHVMPWPVIRSTSGASLLAGREVLERAAERLLEKACRRLRSGYPEVAIEAEVTIGDLVPSLLRAGAGAAMLVLGSRGLGEVRELTEGSVTTHVATHATGPVVVVPAGWSPRPGDVVVGVDGSAHGRNAIGFAFRFAEEAGESVRAVLAWHDPQSTGPGDMRFPVTDPDALEEDSAAVLGEAVAGQAVDHPDVKTTEKLVHGIAATVLVDESRDASLLVVGSHGRGRLRGLLLGSVSRAVLHHAACPIAVVR from the coding sequence GTGGACGAGTTCGGGACGATCCGGCCGTTGGTTGGACCACCGATCGTGGTCGGGTACGACGGGTCGGCGGCGAGTGACGCGGCCGCGCGCTGGGCAGCCGGTACCGCGGAACGTCTCGGCCGGCGGGTCCGGATGATTCATGTGATGCCGTGGCCGGTCATTCGCAGTACGAGTGGCGCCTCGCTGCTGGCCGGCCGGGAGGTACTCGAACGCGCGGCCGAGCGGCTGCTGGAGAAGGCGTGCCGGCGCCTCCGGTCGGGGTACCCGGAGGTGGCGATCGAGGCCGAGGTGACGATCGGCGATCTGGTGCCGAGCCTGCTGCGGGCGGGTGCCGGCGCGGCGATGCTGGTGCTCGGCTCCCGTGGACTCGGTGAGGTACGTGAGCTCACCGAGGGGTCGGTGACGACCCACGTCGCGACCCACGCCACCGGCCCGGTTGTGGTGGTGCCGGCGGGCTGGTCGCCTCGTCCTGGCGACGTGGTCGTCGGCGTGGACGGGTCGGCGCATGGCCGGAACGCCATCGGGTTCGCGTTCCGGTTCGCCGAAGAAGCCGGCGAGTCCGTCCGGGCCGTGCTTGCCTGGCACGATCCGCAGTCCACCGGGCCGGGTGACATGCGGTTCCCGGTGACCGATCCGGACGCCCTCGAGGAGGACAGCGCCGCGGTTCTCGGCGAGGCCGTGGCGGGGCAAGCCGTCGATCACCCGGACGTGAAGACCACCGAGAAACTGGTGCACGGCATCGCGGCGACGGTCTTGGTGGACGAATCGCGGGACGCATCCCTGTTGGTGGTCGGTTCCCACGGCCGGGGCCGTCTGCGCGGCCTCCTGCTCGGCTCCGTCAGTCGCGCCGTTCTCCACCACGCCGCCTGTCCGATCGCGGTCGTGCGCTGA